The genomic stretch GATATAATCTCCGTCTGCAATATCCCGGATGGCATTGGTAAAGGCAACTCCAGGAATCAGGGGCATAATGGAACCAATAATCATAAAATTCAAATTCTCTCCAAAATGAAGCAGATAAAGAACTGTACACAAAAATGTAACCAGGGCTCCTCCCCCGATGTTTCCTACGATCTTTGAGAGATGGGGGCTGCTTAGAAAAATCACATATACATATAGAAGAATCCCGGAGCCAAAGGCCGATAAACCGTCCCTTAGGGTTCCTCCAAACAGATAACAAAAACAGGCGCTTCCAACACCGGAGGCAAGGATCTGCATGGTTCTTGGTTTTCCCGGCATGACCCGGATCTGGTCCAGCCGGTGCCTCACATCTCCGGGGCTTAATAAGCCTGTCTCAATTTCCCTGGATAGCTGGTTTACCGCCGCAACCCGGTCCAAATGGGTTCCGCTCACCGGAATATGCTGCACCTTTGCAAATATTTCCTCTCTCTCATTGCCTGAAGTCGTAAAAATTCCATTGCTTAGAACAAAAGAATTCCCGGACCGGATCCCATAGTGACAGCAGATCCGCTCCATAGTCTCCTCCACCCGGAAGATCTCCGCCCCATTTTCCAGCAGAATATGCCCTGCCTGCATGGCGGCCTCTAAAACCTCTCTCTGCTCCTTAAGGGTCAGTTCCCCTGGCTGTTCCTTCTCGTTTTCCATAAAAACCTGTCTCCTACCCGATTTCAAAGCATTCCCCGTCTTCATGGAGCTCCACGATCCGGTCCCGGTAAAGCGCGGAAATATCCATGTCCTTTAACCTGCCGATCACAGAAAAATCTCCCCAGAAGTGCATGGGAAATGCATGGCTTACCCGGGTCTTTCTCATGAATTCGTCAAAGCCGAGAGGAAAGGCCTTCTCCTGTCTGGGGTCAAGCGGGAGAAAAGCTGCATCTATGTGCATATCTGACAGCTTATCCACTTCCCCAGAATACTGCTTTGCCATCTGGTCATTCCAGCTGTCCGGTTCCCCTTCCCATCTCCAGTTGTTTAGATCTCCGGCATGGTAAATGACCTTTCCTTCCGCTTTCACAAGAAATGCAACGCCTTCATCGGTGGAACGGAGGGTCAGAAC from Lacrimispora sphenoides JCM 1415 encodes the following:
- a CDS encoding threonine/serine ThrE exporter family protein; this translates as MENEKEQPGELTLKEQREVLEAAMQAGHILLENGAEIFRVEETMERICCHYGIRSGNSFVLSNGIFTTSGNEREEIFAKVQHIPVSGTHLDRVAAVNQLSREIETGLLSPGDVRHRLDQIRVMPGKPRTMQILASGVGSACFCYLFGGTLRDGLSAFGSGILLYVYVIFLSSPHLSKIVGNIGGGALVTFLCTVLYLLHFGENLNFMIIGSIMPLIPGVAFTNAIRDIADGDYISGSVRMIDALLVFFCIAMGVGMVFSLFHRLTGGVLL
- a CDS encoding MBL fold metallo-hydrolase; amino-acid sequence: MKITYIHHSAFLVELETVTLLFDYTEGTLPKINDKKPLLVFASHRHGDHYSEKILELIKEHEKTRYILSDDIPKGRLPKELLDEVVFMKPGEKICFSNSEGNLTGPIPAEEMADAEVLTLRSTDEGVAFLVKAEGKVIYHAGDLNNWRWEGEPDSWNDQMAKQYSGEVDKLSDMHIDAAFLPLDPRQEKAFPLGFDEFMRKTRVSHAFPMHFWGDFSVIGRLKDMDISALYRDRIVELHEDGECFEIG